The following proteins are co-located in the Komagataeibacter sp. FNDCF1 genome:
- the tatC gene encoding twin-arginine translocase subunit TatC gives MDAGDETLKPDDTINDQPMPLLEHLVELRRRLLWSMASFVVCFAVCYYYSEQIYFFLARPLGAIMRQKGEQPHLIYTALYEAFFTYMKVAFFGAACLSFPMVAVQAWIFIAPGLYRSEKRAFAPFLVATPIMFTIGAALAYYFIFPAAWKFFLSFQTADGQDGLQIELQAKVSEYLSLVMKLILAFGMAFELPVVLTLMARVGLVTSKGLAKVRRYAYVGAFVVAAILTPPDVITQTGLAVPLIGLYEISILCARLVEPRNPPDATEETT, from the coding sequence ATGGACGCAGGAGACGAGACCCTGAAGCCCGATGATACGATCAACGACCAGCCCATGCCCCTGCTTGAGCACCTGGTCGAACTGCGGCGCAGGCTGCTGTGGTCCATGGCGTCGTTCGTGGTGTGCTTTGCCGTCTGTTACTATTATTCGGAACAGATCTATTTCTTCCTGGCCAGGCCGCTGGGTGCCATCATGCGCCAGAAGGGTGAGCAGCCGCACCTGATCTATACCGCGCTGTACGAAGCCTTCTTCACCTACATGAAGGTCGCCTTCTTCGGTGCCGCGTGCCTGTCGTTTCCCATGGTGGCGGTGCAGGCGTGGATCTTCATCGCACCCGGGCTGTACCGTAGCGAGAAGCGGGCCTTCGCGCCATTCCTGGTGGCCACCCCCATCATGTTCACGATCGGTGCGGCGCTGGCCTATTATTTCATTTTTCCCGCCGCGTGGAAGTTCTTCCTGTCCTTCCAGACGGCGGACGGGCAGGACGGGCTGCAGATCGAACTGCAGGCCAAGGTATCGGAATATCTTTCGCTGGTCATGAAGCTGATCCTGGCGTTCGGCATGGCGTTCGAACTGCCGGTTGTGCTGACGCTGATGGCGCGCGTGGGGCTGGTGACATCGAAGGGACTGGCGAAGGTGCGGCGCTATGCCTATGTGGGGGCGTTCGTGGTCGCCGCCATCCTGACCCCGCCCGACGTGATTACCCAGACCGGACTGGCCGTGCCGCTGATCGGGCTGTACGAAATCTCCATTCTCTGCGCCCGCCTTGTCGAGCCGCGCAATCCGCCTGATGCAACCGAGGAGACGACCTGA
- a CDS encoding ScpA family protein encodes MPQAPVQRPGRVSGQDNGPATAPVVSSSAPILHLEGFEGPMDLLLELARAQKVDLWRISILQLVEQYLAVVRAAHGVVRLEQAADWLVMAAWLAWLKSRLLLPEDDDEATDAEEAAALLHERLLELERMVQLGRWLGARAQLGFDVFARGQAESLVAVDRSGLAVDVPQLMRGYMAAMRRRVRRSVYQPRVLRFWTVQDALGRLRRMLGTPDARVDDWCGLERFLPDLPPRPDMTDIMAETGRRAAVAGTLLASLEMARNGAIELRQTEQFGRILLRERMDEGTQPGKDMA; translated from the coding sequence ATGCCGCAGGCCCCCGTGCAGCGGCCGGGACGGGTGAGCGGGCAGGACAACGGACCTGCCACCGCCCCGGTCGTGTCTTCCTCGGCCCCCATACTGCATCTGGAGGGGTTCGAGGGGCCGATGGACCTGCTGCTGGAACTGGCGCGCGCGCAGAAGGTTGACCTGTGGCGCATTTCCATCCTGCAGCTGGTGGAGCAGTACCTGGCCGTGGTCCGGGCCGCCCACGGCGTGGTGCGGCTGGAGCAGGCGGCGGACTGGCTGGTCATGGCGGCATGGCTGGCATGGCTCAAATCCCGGCTGCTCCTGCCCGAGGATGATGACGAAGCCACCGATGCCGAGGAAGCGGCGGCCCTGCTGCATGAACGGCTGCTGGAACTCGAGCGCATGGTCCAGCTTGGCCGCTGGCTGGGCGCGCGTGCCCAGCTGGGTTTTGACGTGTTCGCGCGCGGGCAGGCGGAAAGTCTTGTGGCGGTTGACCGCTCCGGCCTGGCGGTTGACGTGCCGCAACTCATGCGCGGGTACATGGCCGCCATGCGCAGGCGGGTGCGCAGATCCGTCTACCAGCCGCGGGTGCTGCGGTTCTGGACGGTGCAGGATGCGCTGGGCCGGCTGCGGCGCATGCTGGGCACGCCGGATGCACGGGTGGATGACTGGTGCGGGCTGGAGCGTTTCCTGCCCGACCTGCCGCCCCGGCCCGACATGACGGACATCATGGCGGAAACCGGCCGCCGGGCCGCCGTGGCGGGTACGCTGCTGGCCAGTCTCGAAATGGCGCGCAACGGCGCGATCGAGCTGCGGCAGACCGAACAGTTCGGCCGTATCCTGCTGCGTGAACGGATGGACGAAGGAACACAACCCGGAAAGGACATGGCCTGA
- the tatB gene encoding Sec-independent protein translocase protein TatB, producing the protein MFDFAWSEFALVGVVGLLLIGPKDMPVAIRTVTGLIKKARGLATEFQSHVDEMVREADLGEAREQLGQLRRMNVRDRIMDAIDSDGALRRSLDDTRPAADTALPPSVIPPQPMDALPEQRIPTRHHIPPLADPVAPVEDTLVVDAPVFLPPRTARRIAAELPGLTPPAFLPPVRVIHRGQRVSVTSGGRE; encoded by the coding sequence ATGTTCGATTTCGCGTGGTCTGAATTTGCCCTGGTCGGGGTGGTGGGCCTGCTCCTGATCGGACCCAAGGACATGCCTGTCGCCATCCGCACGGTGACCGGGCTGATCAAGAAGGCGCGCGGGCTGGCCACCGAATTCCAGTCCCATGTGGATGAAATGGTGCGCGAGGCCGACCTGGGCGAAGCCCGCGAGCAGCTGGGCCAGCTCAGGCGGATGAACGTGCGTGACAGGATCATGGACGCCATTGACAGTGACGGCGCGCTGCGACGTTCGCTGGATGATACGCGGCCCGCGGCCGATACCGCCCTGCCGCCATCCGTCATTCCCCCACAGCCCATGGATGCGCTGCCCGAACAGAGGATTCCCACCCGTCACCATATCCCGCCCCTGGCCGATCCGGTGGCGCCGGTGGAGGACACGCTGGTGGTCGATGCCCCGGTCTTTCTCCCGCCGCGCACCGCGCGGCGCATCGCCGCCGAACTGCCCGGCCTGACGCCGCCCGCCTTCCTGCCGCCGGTGCGTGTCATCCACAGGGGGCAGCGTGTCTCCGTCACCTCTGGCGGGCGGGAATAA
- the argS gene encoding arginine--tRNA ligase has translation MSDCLFARYLTHVRDALRTIMPDLPEAALARVEVTPTRDPAHGDLATNAALVISKAARRRPADIAGELVTALATVPGIAQAEVAGPGFVNMRLTPAVWQGVAHAVLVAGEEYGTSTAGNGVKVNVEYVSANPTGPMHVGHCRGAVVGDVLANLLAKAGYAVTKEYYINDAGAQVIALAWATYWRYLQALGTALSEEEFAQSVPGGKVQYGGDYLVPVGQALAEKHGDTLAAPGLRPAEPTLWLDTVKKEAVDTMMGMIREDLAALGVHHDVFTSEAKILADGETDRAIAALNAKGLIYEGVLEPPKGKLPDDWEARPQTLFRSTEFGDDVDRPLRKSDGSNTYFANDIGYHADKIRRGADVLVDVWGADHGGYVTRMKAAVAALATDGKPVLDVLLCQIVRIVRDGQPVRMSKRAGTFVTLRDLIDEVGRDAVRFTMLTRKADAQMEFDLDQVVAQSRDNPVFYVQYAHARCRSVLRGAAEMVEKGVFPAPFTPADLRAADLSGLTSDAELALLQRMAQWPRMVEAAASAHEPHRIAFYLNELASDFHALWNRGRDDTTLRFLQENDVTTTRMKLALVEATATVLRSGMNVLGVQPVEEMR, from the coding sequence ATGTCAGACTGTCTGTTCGCCCGTTACCTTACGCATGTGCGCGATGCGTTGCGCACGATCATGCCCGACCTGCCCGAAGCGGCCCTGGCGCGGGTGGAGGTCACGCCCACCCGTGATCCCGCGCATGGCGACCTGGCGACCAATGCGGCCCTTGTCATTTCCAAGGCCGCGCGCCGCCGCCCGGCGGATATTGCAGGCGAACTGGTCACGGCCCTGGCAACCGTGCCCGGCATCGCGCAGGCGGAGGTGGCAGGCCCCGGCTTTGTCAACATGCGGCTGACCCCCGCCGTATGGCAGGGCGTGGCGCATGCCGTGCTGGTGGCGGGGGAGGAATACGGCACCTCCACCGCCGGCAACGGGGTGAAGGTGAACGTGGAATACGTCTCCGCCAACCCCACGGGGCCGATGCATGTGGGGCACTGCCGGGGTGCGGTGGTGGGTGACGTGCTGGCCAACCTGCTGGCCAAGGCGGGCTACGCGGTGACCAAGGAATATTACATCAACGATGCCGGCGCGCAGGTGATCGCACTGGCATGGGCCACCTACTGGCGCTACCTGCAGGCGCTGGGTACCGCCCTGAGCGAGGAGGAATTCGCGCAGTCCGTGCCCGGCGGCAAGGTCCAGTACGGCGGCGACTACCTTGTGCCCGTGGGCCAGGCGCTGGCTGAAAAGCATGGTGACACGCTGGCCGCCCCCGGCCTGCGGCCTGCCGAACCCACGCTGTGGCTGGACACCGTGAAAAAGGAAGCGGTGGATACCATGATGGGCATGATCCGCGAGGATCTGGCAGCCCTTGGCGTGCATCATGATGTCTTTACCAGTGAAGCCAAGATTCTGGCCGATGGCGAGACCGACCGCGCCATTGCAGCACTCAATGCCAAAGGCCTGATTTACGAAGGCGTGCTGGAGCCCCCCAAGGGCAAGCTGCCCGATGACTGGGAAGCCCGGCCCCAGACCCTGTTCCGCTCCACCGAATTCGGTGATGACGTGGACCGCCCGCTGCGCAAGTCCGACGGGTCCAATACCTATTTCGCCAATGATATCGGCTACCATGCCGACAAGATCCGCCGCGGCGCGGATGTGCTGGTGGATGTGTGGGGGGCCGACCATGGCGGTTACGTCACCCGCATGAAGGCGGCCGTGGCGGCACTGGCAACGGACGGGAAGCCGGTTCTGGACGTGCTGCTGTGCCAGATCGTGCGCATCGTGCGCGACGGGCAGCCGGTGCGCATGTCCAAGCGCGCGGGCACCTTCGTCACCCTGCGCGACCTGATTGACGAGGTGGGCCGCGATGCCGTGCGCTTTACCATGCTGACCCGCAAGGCCGATGCCCAGATGGAATTCGACCTGGATCAGGTGGTGGCGCAGAGCCGCGACAACCCGGTCTTTTACGTGCAGTACGCCCATGCGCGCTGCCGCTCGGTACTGCGTGGTGCCGCCGAGATGGTGGAGAAGGGCGTATTCCCGGCCCCCTTCACCCCGGCTGACCTGCGCGCGGCCGACCTGTCGGGCCTGACATCGGATGCGGAACTTGCGCTGCTCCAGCGCATGGCGCAGTGGCCGCGCATGGTGGAGGCCGCGGCCAGTGCGCATGAACCGCACCGCATTGCCTTCTATCTCAATGAACTGGCATCGGATTTCCATGCCCTGTGGAACCGGGGCCGCGATGACACCACCCTGCGCTTCCTGCAGGAGAACGATGTCACCACCACCCGCATGAAGCTCGCCCTTGTCGAAGCCACGGCAACCGTGCTGCGATCGGGGATGAACGTACTCGGCGTACAGCCGGTCGAGGAGATGCGATGA
- the scpB gene encoding SMC-Scp complex subunit ScpB: MTDERQAGLLPDDVVPQPVAVRVFSLRLVEALVFARADPLSTRAIAEVLTAQGGIPHDVTDRDAYVAATLAALGAQYEGRGVVLVEVAGGWQFRTAPDLAPRLTRVMPRPRRLARSTMETLAIIAYHQPCTRAEIEEIRGVSLSQQVLDTLLEAELILPLGRKEVPGRPILWGTSAGFLRHFGLKDLGDLPRREELLVDVPDTGMPQEGTGAPAVPDPDAAGAPDLDVPGSGVPDLDMPDSGAPDPDAPDEVPDPPAS, encoded by the coding sequence ATGACAGATGAGCGGCAGGCTGGCCTGCTACCCGATGATGTCGTGCCGCAGCCGGTCGCGGTGCGCGTTTTTTCCCTGCGGCTGGTCGAGGCGCTGGTCTTTGCCCGCGCCGACCCGCTGAGCACGCGGGCCATAGCCGAGGTCCTGACCGCGCAGGGCGGCATCCCGCATGACGTCACGGACCGCGATGCGTATGTTGCCGCCACCCTTGCAGCCCTTGGCGCGCAGTATGAAGGGCGCGGCGTGGTGCTGGTGGAGGTGGCGGGGGGATGGCAGTTCCGCACGGCACCCGACCTTGCGCCGCGGCTGACCCGTGTCATGCCGCGTCCGCGCAGGCTTGCACGCTCCACCATGGAAACGCTGGCCATCATTGCCTACCACCAGCCCTGCACGCGTGCCGAGATCGAGGAAATCCGCGGCGTGAGCCTGAGCCAGCAGGTGCTGGACACCCTGCTGGAAGCGGAACTGATCCTGCCGCTGGGGCGCAAGGAAGTGCCGGGGCGACCCATCCTGTGGGGTACGTCGGCAGGGTTCCTGCGGCATTTCGGGCTGAAGGATCTGGGTGACCTGCCCCGGCGCGAGGAACTGCTGGTTGATGTGCCCGATACGGGCATGCCGCAGGAAGGAACCGGGGCGCCCGCCGTCCCGGACCCCGATGCGGCGGGGGCGCCTGACCTTGATGTGCCGGGCTCCGGTGTGCCGGACCTCGATATGCCGGATTCTGGCGCGCCGGACCCGGATGCGCCGGACGAGGTTCCTGACCCGCCCGCGTCGTGA
- a CDS encoding SPOR domain-containing protein has protein sequence MSPDETPPPGAPPTDRQANPPAPDPYATRPAAGRERMGADSNPDLEPRTPIDPLEDTHAGRPARGRGGFDIRAMMARFAGSNLLGDDPLTRKLVYGAAGLGGVLVVAIGGWSLFGHHQDGIPVLGPPPGPVRVKPADPGGMQILGAADGMPGDGGVMRLSPPPEQPQPDAMARQYGQTAAGDENGAASGSAPAGPASAPPPPAANAALSGPPAQPAPAQSAPAQSAPAQSAPARQAAQDTTEDEAPAPAPRALPAPVPRATGSQGTGSYGVQLAALDTHEAALKSWNRLVTRYPDVFGSYQPAVVQAERNGKTFYRLRVKGLGKAQATSLCEKVRAKSLPCDPVHS, from the coding sequence ATGAGTCCTGACGAAACGCCGCCCCCCGGCGCCCCCCCCACGGACAGGCAGGCAAACCCGCCCGCACCCGACCCCTATGCCACGCGTCCCGCCGCGGGCCGGGAGCGCATGGGTGCTGATTCCAACCCCGATCTTGAACCGCGCACCCCCATCGACCCGCTGGAGGACACGCATGCCGGCCGGCCCGCGCGCGGGCGCGGCGGGTTTGACATCAGGGCGATGATGGCGCGGTTCGCGGGCAGCAACCTGCTGGGCGATGACCCGCTTACGCGCAAACTGGTCTATGGTGCCGCCGGACTGGGCGGCGTGCTGGTGGTGGCCATTGGGGGCTGGTCGCTGTTCGGCCACCATCAGGATGGCATTCCCGTGCTGGGGCCACCGCCGGGGCCGGTACGGGTCAAGCCCGCCGATCCGGGTGGCATGCAGATCCTGGGCGCGGCCGATGGCATGCCGGGTGATGGCGGGGTGATGCGCCTATCCCCGCCACCCGAACAGCCCCAGCCCGACGCCATGGCCCGCCAGTATGGCCAGACGGCAGCAGGGGATGAAAACGGGGCGGCTTCAGGCAGCGCCCCCGCCGGCCCGGCATCCGCCCCGCCGCCCCCCGCAGCGAATGCGGCCCTCTCCGGCCCACCGGCCCAACCCGCACCGGCCCAGTCCGCACCGGCCCAGTCCGCACCGGCCCAGTCCGCACCGGCACGGCAGGCGGCGCAGGATACGACGGAGGATGAAGCCCCCGCCCCTGCGCCCCGTGCCCTGCCGGCACCCGTGCCGCGTGCCACCGGCAGCCAGGGAACAGGCAGCTATGGCGTGCAGCTTGCGGCCCTCGATACGCATGAAGCGGCGCTGAAAAGCTGGAACCGGCTCGTCACCCGCTACCCTGACGTGTTCGGTTCGTACCAGCCTGCCGTGGTTCAGGCGGAACGCAATGGCAAGACGTTCTACCGCCTGCGGGTCAAGGGACTGGGCAAGGCACAGGCCACGTCGCTGTGCGAGAAGGTCAGGGCAAAAAGCCTGCCATGCGATCCGGTCCATTCCTGA